The genomic DNA GTGCGGCTCGTAGCTTGTACAGGATCGTCTTTGGTCATGCGCTGAATCGGCTCTTTTTCCAGTAGCGTCGGCTGCCAGATGCGGACGAGaccgtcgtcgccgcccgaggccaTCATGTGCGCGTGGCGGGGGCGCCACGCGACGTCGTTCACGGCGCCGTGGCTATGCGCGCAGCTGTTCTCGAGCAGACGCCCCGAGGCACGGTGCCACACATAGATCCGGGCGTCCTCggagccgctcgcgacAAACGGCGCACTGATGCCACCGGCCAGgtcctcgccggcgccgccaaACGTCGCACGGATCACAAACTCGGACGCGCGGTGGCCGTGGTagtgctgcagcaggtTCTGCGTAgagagctcgagcagcacaaTATCGTCGGCGATGCCACTCAGAAGCGCAAAGCGCGAATCACTCGAAATGGCGACGCTGTTGAGCATGTCGCGCACATAGAGCGAGCAGATCtccgcgtgcgcgtgcaggTCGTAGATCAGAATACGCGCATGGTCGCCaggacggcgctcgcgcgaaCTCTGGGCAGCAGGCACTTCCTCGGTCGGTTcctcgatcgcctcgcgcggctcgtcggACGGGGGGCggggggcgcggcgggaGTGAGGCGCATCCTCGCCAGAAATCGAGGGGGGGACCGACAAGAGGTCAAAGTTGGTCGGCCCGCGGCCCGTGACGCTTGTATAGTGTCGGATATCATAGGGGATAAAGGCGCCGCCTGTCAGCGACAGGGGGAGGAGCGTCGTGGTGGACGAGTCGTGCGTGAGCCCTTGATGGCGCGTGCGTCCTTCGCGCAGCGGCATCTCGGGGCGCACGGACGACTTGGACGGCGGCGGGGACCATCCCAACGCGACCATGTAGCGACCGTCCGGCGagacgtcgagcgccgtcaCGCGGAATGGGCCCATATCGTAGCGCGACAGCACCTTTCCGTCTTCGCCCCAAAAGAGAATCGCGCGATCCATCGCGCCGCTCACAAACACGGGCGGCTGCCCTTGGGGGCACGTCAGCGTCTCGATGGGCGGCAGCCAGCGTGCTGAAGACACGGtgtgctcgtgctcgacgtaGGTCGCGCCTTGCGTCGTCGCGAGGTCCCACACCGTGATCTCCTCTTCGCTTGCGACCAGGAGCTTGGTATCGTCGGGCGAAAAGTCGAGGCTGGATACAGGGTCGCGGTGCCCAAAGCGGCCGACCATGCAAAAGCCGTCGTCAATGTCCCATAGTGTCACCACGCagtcgcggccggcggTCGCAAGCAGCTTGCCCGCGTGCGAGAAACGCACAATCCACACCTCGTCGGTGTGTCCTCGGAGTGTATGCGTGAGCTGGCGGGGAAACGTGTCGGGGCTCGCGGTAAAGTCGGTCAGCAGACTAGGGCGCCCTTCTCCTTGCACATCTGCGGTATAGTAGGGATCTTGGACGCGCTGAaacgcggcggcctgctcgagcaggtgcaaGAGACGCCCGCTGGGCAGCATCGACTCGGTGTCCACCACGCTCTCGATGCGGTCCatcaggcggcggcgcgatgtgccgtgcgcgccgtccCAGTTCGCACGCTCATACAACTCCGCCTGGCTTTCACagagcacgagcgcgctgAG from Malassezia japonica chromosome 1, complete sequence includes the following:
- a CDS encoding uncharacterized protein (EggNog:ENOG503NX3D; BUSCO:EOG0926312D; COG:S), with amino-acid sequence MPTSRHAPVAPIERRPAQGSGPFSRQELIRVLQQSLQDLGLEESFRTLQQESRVNLEAPIVAEFRAAVLEGRWETAEAELARAVSDESVQISAPPPGAFSDAYAASGSSASAQGAAYVRFQLYEQQYLELLEARQVSPALRILRERLAPLAPQATRLQILSALVLCESQAELYERANWDGAHGTSRRRLMDRIESVVDTESMLPSGRLLHLLEQAAAFQRVQDPYYTADVQGEGRPSLLTDFTASPDTFPRQLTHTLRGHTDEVWIVRFSHAGKLLATAGRDCVVTLWDIDDGFCMVGRFGHRDPVSSLDFSPDDTKLLVASEEEITVWDLATTQGATYVEHEHTVSSARWLPPIETLTCPQGQPPVFVSGAMDRAILFWGEDGKVLSRYDMGPFRVTALDVSPDGRYMVALGWSPPPSKSSVRPEMPLREGRTRHQGLTHDSSTTTLLPLSLTGGAFIPYDIRHYTSVTGRGPTNFDLLSVPPSISGEDAPHSRRAPRPPSDEPREAIEEPTEEVPAAQSSRERRPGDHARILIYDLHAHAEICSLYVRDMLNSVAISSDSRFALLSGIADDIVLLELSTQNLLQHYHGHRASEFVIRATFGGAGEDLAGGISAPFVASGSEDARIYVWHRASGRLLENSCAHSHGAVNDVAWRPRHAHMMASGGDDGLVRIWQPTLLEKEPIQRMTKDDPVQATSRTGTFAHLDWQRPTETKDEPMEDEEAPEASPDDVVPDLARPGHRRNGREATPAAPAFSGRIRALATPERAAPPAASHTSAAPSRPHLLPW